Proteins encoded by one window of Rutidosis leptorrhynchoides isolate AG116_Rl617_1_P2 chromosome 7, CSIRO_AGI_Rlap_v1, whole genome shotgun sequence:
- the LOC139858520 gene encoding DNA-directed RNA polymerases II, IV and V subunit 9B, with protein MSIMKFCIKCENILYPKENEERNLLLYACRNCPHKEVADDNCVYRNKIHHYAVGEGTQVLKDVAADPSLPRTKSVRCSQCGHGEAVFFQATAKGEEGMSLFFVCCNPSCGHRWRD; from the exons ATGAGCATCATGAAGTTTTGCATAAAATG CGAAAACATTCTGTACCCTAAAGAAAATGAAGAGCGGAATCTGCTTCTCTATGCTTGCCGTAACTGCCCTCACAAG GAGGTTGCAGATGATAACTGTGTGTACAGAAACAAGATACACCATTATGCTGTTGGGGAGGGAACTCAAGTTTTGAAGGATGTAGCTGCAGATCCAAGTCTTCCACGTACAAAATCAGTTCGATGTTCTCAATGTGGTCATGGAGAGGCTGTTTTCTTCCAG GCAACTGCAAAAGGGGAAGAAGGTATGTCATTGTTTTTCGTTTGCTGCAACCCGAGCTGTGGCCATCGATGGAGGGATTGA